The Ranitomeya variabilis isolate aRanVar5 chromosome 7, aRanVar5.hap1, whole genome shotgun sequence DNA window GCTGCTTTTTtttcaaaccattttttttttttttctcttaaagcCTTGCGGAGGTCATGGATTTTAATCTAGTCAGGTCACTGAATGCCTCGGGCTTCTATGTTTTTTGCTAAGTGTGTTTGGGTTTCATTCTAAAGTTCAAAAAGTTTTATTATGAGATTAGTCAACTTCAAAAAGTTGTCCCCGAAGCACAAACTTTCTGGAGcattagtttgcaagcttcacttaGTCAGGAGTCAACATAGATCCAAACTTCAATGGTGCAATCTATACAGAAATTGGGGTTAATGCTAAAAAGAAACTCCTGCAGCTTCTAAGTCTTTCATGGTCTTAAGATATAACTGGAGTAAACACTTTATGATTGTATCAGCCTGTGGTTCCCCAAAATCCAATATTTCCAATGCTTTGTTGTTCTTTCAGAGCGAGAATCGAAAGAGGAAGATCCAACAACTTCAGACACCGAAGACCATTTCCACCAGAAGCCGAGCTCCCGTAAGGTATTACCTGTGGTGTCCGAGCAGAAGGTCCGAGCTCTGAACATATTTCAGCAGAAGAAGAAAACCGTCTCAAAGATTGTACCAGTAGAGAACAAGGCCCAGACCCTCTCCTCTCCGGAGTACAGCATCGAGTCTGAGCTGGTGAGTGCTGGAAGGTTGATGAGACGTGTACCCGTCCACAGATCCCAAGTGTGGTGAACGCCGCCGTGTCACCGTGCCCACCACATGGATGACGAGCAACCGTAATAACCCAGTCCAATCCATTCACTCCACTCTCTAATGGTCACTTTAATTTTTAGGGCCCCTGCCGCAGACAAATGGAAACTGTCATGCAAGACATGAAAATGTCACATCGTGTGCACCCCAGAGCATTTTATATTCCCAACTGTGATAGAAAAGGATTCTTCAAAAGAAAACAAGTAAGACATAAAAACCAAAATAATAAAAGCAatcctgtattatagtagttatattcttgtacataggagcagtattatagtagttatattcttgtatataggggcagtattatagtagttatattcttgtacataggagcagtattatagtagttatattcttgtacataggggcagtattatagtagttatattcttgtacataggagcagtattatagtagttatattcttgtacatggggcagtattatagtagttatattcttgtacatagtgacagtattatagtagttatattcttgtatataggggcagtattatagtagttatattcttgtacataggagcagtattatagtagttatattcttgtacatagcagtattatagtagttatattcttgtacataggggcagtattatagtagttatattcttgtatataggggcagtattatagtagttatactcttgtacataggagcagtattatagtagttatattcttgtacataggggcagtattatagtagttatattcttgtacataggggcagtattatagtagatatattcttgtacataggagcagtattatagtagttatattcttgtatataggggcagtattatagtagttatattcttgtacataggagcagtattatagtagttatattcttgtacataggggcagtattatagtagttatattcttgtacataggagcagtattatagtagttatattcttgtacatagtgacagtattatagtagttatattcttgtatataggggcagtattatagtagttatattcttgtacataggagcagtattatagtagttatattcttgtacatagcagtattatagtagttatattcttgtacataggggcagtattatagtagttatattcttgtacataggggcagtattatagtagttatagtcttgcacatagggggcagtattatagtagttatattcttgtacgtaggagcagtattatagtagttatattcttgtacataggggcagtattatagtagttatattcttgtacataggggtagtattatagtagttatattcttgtacataggggcagtattatagtagttatattcttgtacataggagcagtattatagtagttatattcctgtacataggagcagtattatagtagttatattcttgtacataggagcagtattgtagtagttatactctagtacataggggtagtattatagtagttatattcttgtacataggagcagtattatagtagttatattcttgtacataggggcagtattatagtagttatattcttgtacataggggcagtattatagtagttatagtcttgtacataggagctgtattatagtagttatattcttgtatataggggcagtattatagtagttatattcttgtacataggggcagtattatagtagttatagtcttgtacataggagctgtattatagtagttatattcttgtatataggggcagtattatagtagttatattcttgtacataggggcagtattatagtagttacattcttgtacgtaggagcagtattatagtagttatattcttgtacatagtagcagtattatagtagttatatccttgtacataggagctgtattatagtagttatattcttgtacataggggcagtattatagtagttatattcttgtacataggagcagtattatagtagttatatttttgtacataggagcagtattatagtagatatattcttgtacataggggcagtattatagtaattatattctcgtacataggggcagtattatagtagttatattcttgtacataggggcagtattatagtagttacattcttgtacgtaggagcagtattatagtagttatattcttgtacataggggcagtattatagtagttatatttttgtacataggagcagtattatagtagatatattcttgtacataggggcagtattatagtagttatattcagaaGTGTTGGGAGCCTATATTTGCACGGACCGTATCTATTTTGCTCTGTGCATGGACTGTTTATATCATAATTACAGGGGACCTATCATATCCGCAAACTCTGTTAATCTGAAGATATTGGGTTAATGTGCAGGTTATTAATCTTCTAAAGCCACCTGGCCATCAAACTGAAAGAGGCTTCAATCTCTGCTCCGTACACcgtgagtggtggctgtaactcTCCCGGcaatgattgacagctggctctggaGGGAATCTGTACAGAGTGGCTGTAAGTCAGGGGCAGGATTACAGCTGctactcactatgtactgagcggtggCTGTAGCAGCTGTGACTCCTGCTTCCTCCCGGTAGCTGAGCTTTCAGCGCAGCGGCCTCAAAGCTTTAGAATTCTATTAACCGATAgaataaccctatatctgcaggttaaaggCATttgaggacaggttccctttaatgaaggcAGGAGGAATGTGATAGAACGATGGTGGAAAGTGATGGGTCCTCTATAGACTTGCTGAGTAATCAGACTCCCGACTTTATAAACCTGTTTGTGTTCATACAATGGAATCTTCTGACAATGTTGTTACCTTTCTTCCGACAGTGTAAACCTTCCAGGGGCCGTAAACGTGGAATTTGCTGGTGTGTAGACAAGTACGGGCTGAAGCTTCCAGGCAGCGACTATGCCCCCGGGGACCTGCAGTGCCACAGCTTCGACAGCAGCATCATTGAGTGATTCCCCGGTTGCTGACCACAATGGCTGGATGGACGTGATCACTTGTGTCCTTTTTTTGTTACTTTGTCTTGGGATGTCCACAAGGATctctaaactttttttatttttatttttttttcctcatctcatcagcaaagaaaaaaaaatcttgaaagctTCAGAAGATATATTAAAAAGACAATGACGAAGAAGCCGAGGAAAGGAGAACTTCTGTATGAAAAAAACAATGTAAAGCTTGAGGAAACAAAGTGAAAGTCTTTAGAGTAGAGTGAGGAGGTCTGGGCCGCCCCCGGGACGCGCTCTGTTGCTTAGAATTTTTGTTATTTTTGCCTTATTTTTTGACCATGGGGGAAGGTCCCGTAAGCTCATGCTGACTCCACGCTGTCCCTGGTCTCATGTTGTTGGAGTCCTAGCACACTTGGAATATTTTATGAAATCTGTAGATTCGcaaatgtatcttttttttttttttttttgtttccatacGGTTCTTGTACTTGGTTATACCAATATTATTTACAAGAGATGACCAATTAGTCATCATCTCCAGACAGCTGGCGGCATCTCGCGCCTCGTCCACGGCTCCAGCCGCTCTCCATTATGATGGAGACCTTGGTGACAAATAATTGAGGACGTGATGTTCTCGCTGGCTTTTCACTGACCGAAGCTCTAGAAATCGCTAACCTGTcactttaatttttaatttttttttttttttttgtgggcacAGGACACTTGTTAAATTGCACTCCATATGTAGAGAATGATTTGCGATCTGTTCCTATAAATATTTACTCCTCACTGACTCCGTGTCACGAGTGGGCATGGTATAAATGACTGTGTCACAAGTGGGCATGGTTTAGGTGACTCCGTGTCACTAGTGGGCATGGTTTAGGTGACTCCGTGTCACTAGTGGGCATGGTTTGGGTGACTCCGTGTCACTAGTGGGCATGGTTTAGGTGACTCCGTGTCACTAGTGGGCATGGTTTGGGTGACTCCGTGTCACTAGTGGGCATGGTTTAGGTGACTCCGTGTCACTAGTGGGCATGGTTTGGGTGACTCCGTGTCACTAGTGGGCATGGTTTGGGTGACTCCGTGTCACTAGTGGGCATGGTTTAGGTGACTCCGTGTCACTAGTGGGCATGGTTTGGGTGACTCCGTGTCACTAGTGGGCATGGTTTAGGTGACTCCGTGTCACTAGTGGGCATGGTTTAGGTGACTCCGTGTCACTAGTGGGCATGGTTTGGGTGACTCCGTGTCACTAGTGGGCATGGTAAAGGTGACTCCTGGTGCCAGTTTATTCAACACCCTGTATAACTTGTGCCATTAAAACCTAAAAATAAAATGTACAGGGTCACTTACATCTTTCATCACAGCTGGGTCTGTTGAGAATCCTTCCAGGTTCcttaacgctttttttttttttccccttcagtcaTGAATCCCATGCCTTATTTGCAGAAAAGCTGtgacttctttttttttattattaatatagaattgtatatatatatattttaggattTTGTTTTTGCTTCTATTGTTATAATAGAAGCTCCCGTCCTTTTCTGCCAAAGCATCTTGCCAACtatttgcccatttttttttttttttaattgcccaTTTTATCAGCTTCGTGGTTTTTTGTTGAAGGCTTCACCCGCTGGTCCAGGTTCCTTTTCACTAATTGAAGGGCAGTCGGGCACTAAAAGTAGATATCGGTGCTgttttgtttgtgggttttttttgttttttgttttttttttattcttgacgTTTCAATAGATTGTTGAAAAGCATAAGCTATAAGCTGCAACATTTTTGTTTTGTTGAGTCGATCTGAGTTGCTCCGTGAGTCAAGGACGGTTGGTCACCTGCTGACTCGAGAGTTCTGAGAAGGTCAAACGACTCGAGCTTTAAATAAATGAAGGCTTTAGATACCACTTTTCTAAGTCTTACAAAGCCATAGGGAAGTTTTTGAGAAGCGTTGTGCCGAATTATTGACACTTTTCCAAGGTGACACTGATGGAGAACTGTCCATAAAGCAGGGAGGCTTATGAAGATCATATATCCGGACTGACTTGGTGACGCGTCTCATGGAATCTGCCATTTATTGGGACTAATGGGATAAAAAATGTAAAAGGATGCAACCTGCTGGACGAGCCATTGGTGCGGGCTGAAGAGCAGGAAGTCTTTAACCCTCGGAGATGGAAATTAATGCGTTCAGGGTTATCGAGTTGAGACTGAGTTGAACCCAAAGCTCTTCTTTTGGGGAGGTCACTGCAGGTGACTCCTCTGCGCACACAACTGAGTGACTGGCACATGTATCATTAAGAAGAATTGCTGATGGTTACGCTTGGCATTCCTTAATTTGCTGCCTTCTAATCTCTATATGGAAAATGCAAGACAATGAGTTGTTACGtggactttgcaaaaaaaaaaaactgacgcaGCTGAACGCCCCCATTGGGTGTTCTGTAAGACTGTATAGACAATTGGTCATATTTCCTTGGGAGATACAATTTCTGAATGTTCTCTGATCTGTGTTACGTCCTTTCTTGAAAGCTTTGTATTACTCCTGGCAAAAAAAAGTTTGATCTGTGTTGCGTTAACACCGCTGGCTTTAAGCATTTAGAAAATACCATTGCTTCTGCTCTTACCTTGTCATGGATGGGAAGGGTGATGAGCGCTAACTCTGGGGTCTCATGCACACGGCCGTCCCAAAAAGTAGTTTGTCTACTGGAAAATGTCTCCGTATCCAGTGGAGCACGCCTTTGTTTTTCGTAGGGATTTATAGATCCACTATGGGCCCACAAACAAATGTATATCTGTGCCATAATACGGCTTCTACACCTAAACTCCGGTGCTAGGGCGCTGCCTGGGGTGCACAATATTATCATTGTACACAACCTGACAGGCTTCCTAATAATGAGACTAAAATACGTTGTTTTTTTTCTACGGTAGTTGTTGCGAAACGCTTTTAAGAATTTTGATGCTTTTCTTCCTTTTTTGCCTTTTATATTTAAATTGTCATTTACAAGTATCTGCCCGTCCCCCAGTTATATTGAAAAGTTGGCTCTTCAATTTTTATGTGGACTGGGGTTTGTTGTAAAATTAGCTGTgcagaaaaaataaaacatcagtggTGGCCGATAAGTCCGGCTCAGGATGGTTCACGCATGTTTCCACAGTAGAAAGCACAAAGTCTCTGTAGGAGAGTCACGATGGTTCTGAAGCGGAGAATTATTGGGGCTTCTTTTAATGTCACAAAAACGCCAAATTCTAGAAATTTTTATATCTAGGAAATGGCTGCTAAGTTTTAGACAAAAGGTCCGTATTGGTAGTCGTACTGCAGAAGAAagttaacaaaaaataaataaattggggcaGCAAAAGTTTGGGAATTAGTAAGTGAATATCAAAATAGTTTGgttttgtgggggttttttttagttccaatattttttttttttcttactttgcaGTTAATCGTAAATCCTGTGAGTTTTAAGTTTCTAAAAACTTTTTTTAGgcagaaataaataaatataattcatAATATATCTTGAGCCTATCCTGTAACAAACCTTGCTTGTCCGGTCCGCTTCCTACCATGTTGCCCTTTGTACAAACTCGTACGTTTTTAAAATTGCAAGTCGCAAATTTTCAGCAGTTGCAAATCCATTGTCAGCGCCACATCACCCTTCCTTGATCGGAGTTGTGACAGGGAGGAAAGAGCATCAACCACAAGACAGAATTCACACTTGGTTAAAAAAATAGATATATTGTAAATATTTTCAGATGTTCTGACGCCAGTTGTAGAATGTTTCCAGGTGgagtaacaaaaaaaattgtgaaagtGATATCATTTTAATGCGGCAATATAGCCTTGTTTTCGTGtaatatttttgtgatttttaatttttttttttttttttttaaccactattTCAGGAGTATTTTTGCactatttttaaacaaaaaaatcatTCACTTTTCTCCAGCCAGTGGACTTcacatcaagatttttttttttttttttttataaatattcacTTTTGTGGAAACACAATTGCTTCATTGTTGGATGCTACAGTAACTCATCCAATTTTTCTGCCTTTTCAATAACCAGACTCcttttgtgtgtttttgttttttcttgtactGCAATATTCACTACGGTTTGTTTTTTACAGGTTGTTGTATTAATTTTGTGTTTTCCTGTTCTTTTTTCCTTCCATCATTACAAAGCAGTTATTCATAGATTTAACAGGTGTACAGACTGAGGGTtctatacagtttaaaaaaaaaaaaaaaaagtttgtctaGAAATTCTGAACACAATGGAAACTGTACGTTCTGTTTAACATTTTGtactttaataaaaagaaaaatctcACCTTTTTATTACAGAAGTGAAGATTGCTGTATACTATTTATTCATCGTATAATTTATGTTACTCAttcgaatttttttttttcttgtcatgaAAAAGcatttatttaataaagatatggATACAATTTTTTATAACTGTTTTTACTTAACcactgcaaaaacattttttttttttttccctccaatgTTTGGAAAAATTTAATATGACACCTTCATTAAAAATTAAACATTTGACTAGTGATATGGGAGATATTGACGATATAGATTGTGCTCTGACAGGCAATATTCACACATGACGctttgaggggaaaaaaataaacacCAATTCAAATTAATGGGGTTTCGATGGCGGCCGACCCTCAGATTTCTGCAAGCCTGTTAAGTTGAACAAGAAATTTTATCAGCAAATCTGACAAGGATGAAAACACTTGCATACTCGCCCTGTGTGCAATTGTTCAGAAACTAAGGGTactgttacacaaaacgatttaccaacgatcacgaccagtgatacgacctggccgtgatcgttggtaagtcgttgtgtggtcgctggggagctgtcacacagaccgctctccagcgaccaacgatgccgaagtccccgggtaaccagggtaaacattcggttactaagctcagggccgcgcttagtaacccgatgtttaccctggttaccatcgtaaaagtaaaaaaaaacaaaaaacgtacatactcacattccggtgtccttcaggtccctcgccgtccgcttcccgcactgactcagTGCcgtccgtaaagtgaaagcagagcatagcggtgacgtcaccgctgtgctctgcttttactttacggccggcagtcagtcagtgcgggaagcggacagcgggggacctgacggacaccggaatgtgagtatgtactgtttttgtttgttttttttacatttacgatggtaaccagggtaaacatcgggttactaagcgcggccctgcgcttagtaacccgatgtttaccctggttacaagcgaacgcatcgctggatcgctgtcacacacaccgatccagcgatgacagcgggagatccagtgacgaaataaagttccaaacgatctgctacgacgtacgattctcagcagggtccctgatcgctgctgcgtgtcagacactgcgatatcgtatggatatcgctggaacgtcacggatcgtaccgtcgtagcgacaaaagtgccactgtgtgacagtaccctaacaagaTCAATCCCAAAGATGCATGAAATGAGCGTGAATTTACTCCTTTTTTGCAGAGATGTCTTCACAAAAGACAATAATGCACCATTAAATGGCTTTGTGCTAATTAATTTCCTAATATCTGTGTAATTAATTTAGCTCTTTCACTGAGACAGAGTTCCAAATCCCCTGCATTCACACAGTTCAGTAGGAAAATACTTAGTTGCCACTAAGGAAGC harbors:
- the IGFBP5 gene encoding insulin-like growth factor-binding protein 5, which produces MILSVCFILTLCLGLCQCLGSFVHCEPCDEKAMSMCPPIPVGCETVKEPGCGCCRTCALAEGQSCGVYTERCAGGLRCLPKQGEEKPLHALLHGRGVCLNEKIYRDQVKIERESKEEDPTTSDTEDHFHQKPSSRKVLPVVSEQKVRALNIFQQKKKTVSKIVPVENKAQTLSSPEYSIESELGPCRRQMETVMQDMKMSHRVHPRAFYIPNCDRKGFFKRKQCKPSRGRKRGICWCVDKYGLKLPGSDYAPGDLQCHSFDSSIIE